In Oryzias melastigma strain HK-1 unplaced genomic scaffold, ASM292280v2 sc00299, whole genome shotgun sequence, a single window of DNA contains:
- the LOC112141753 gene encoding uncharacterized protein LOC112141753 — MENRGQGGESSDQSRPHSELNYIEILHSSPPDDAGNNLHQPTSSHGVEDDCLILAFSEEAEQLDDDSNPHLAQAINASLEDFEIQFWPLSGDDGASLDSTLPWNPETPNTYQHSTLNEGAGSSNNNQVFQTQPVKDIRYVTVRRINVVQDLIAVFLDPEVLSTELKKDLKNEKAYDNDGVSREVYSAFWELFLEQCEGEEERVPRLQPEFTQEHWKAVGRIWLKGYQDHGIIPIHLSPAFVLACCQGVSSVDEELLMMSFNRFISEPERIAVDKALQNNMDDTTEDDLLDLFSRMGSHYLPSKDNLQASLLTMAHKVLIQEP, encoded by the exons ATGGAAAATCGTGGACAA GGAGGAGAATCAAGTGACCAGTCAAGACCCCACTCTGAGTTGAACTACATAGAGATCCTCCATTCATCTCCCCCAGATGATGCTGGGAATAATTTACATCAACCCACTAGTAGCCATGGAGTTGAAGATGACTGCCTAATCCTAGCCTTCAGTGAAGAGGCAGAACAGTTAGATGATGACTCAAATCCCCATCTCGCCCAGGCTATCAATGCATCTCTCGAAGACTTTGAAATACAGTTTTGGCCTCTCTCTGGTGATGATGGAGCTAGTCTTGACTCCACTCTTCCCTGGAACCCTGAAACCCCCAACACATACCAG CATTCAACATTGAATGAAGGAGCTGGATCATCAAACAACAATCAAGTCTTCCAAACCCAACCTGTAAAGGACATCCGCTATGTTACAGTTAGACGTATTAATGTGGTTCAAGATCTCATCGCTGTCTTCTTGGACCCAGAAGTCCTTAGTACAGAGCTAaagaaggatttaaaaaatgaaaaagcttatGATAATGATGGTGTGTCAAGAGAAGTGTACTCTGCTTTCTGGGAGCTTTTCTTAGAACAGTGTGAAGGGGAGGAAGAACGAGTTCCCAGACTACAACCCGAGTTCACTCAAGAGCACTGGAAAGCAGTTGGAAGAATTTGGTTGAAAGGATACCAGGATCACGGCATCATACCAATTCATCTGTCACCAGCTTTTGTTCTTGCCTGTTGTCAAGGAGTCAGCTCAGTAGATGAAGAACTTCTGATGATGTCCTTCAACAGATTTATTTCAGAACCCGAGCGGATAGCAGTCGACAAAGCGCTGCAAAACAACATGGATGACACTACAGAAGACGACTTGCTTGATCTTTTTTCCAGAATGGGCTCACACTACCTGCCCTCAAAAGATAACCTACAGGCATCTCTTTTAACAATGGCACACAAAGTTCTTATTCAAGAGCCATAG
- the LOC118598288 gene encoding uncharacterized protein LOC118598288, translated as MNAFTTSSDAKIIGGYYINAVESLGGCLRVVRGDRGTENIRVGEFQLFLRRNIHDGSAIDSYIEGASTSNLRIESWWGFLRKESMEYYISMLIDLKDRGLFDGAYLDRNLIQFCFIGIIQDELDKTISVWNSHIIRPSKNDRVPSGRPKVMYMFPELYSTNDCVSPVDDADVQLCHANCTFRPTVPCDTDIYDLCNILMAESDLQLPNDAHQALNLYLHLRNVIISFL; from the exons ATGAACGCATTTACGACAAGCAGCGATGCAAAAATCATTGGAGGCTATTACATAAATGCAGTCGAGAGTTTGGGTGGCTGTCTGAGGGTTGTCAGAGGTGACCGAGGCACAGAGAACATCCGGGTTGGagagtttcagctttttctgcGTCGGAATATTCATGATGGCTCTGCTATTGACAGCTATATTGAGGGAGCAAGTACATCCAATCTAAGAATAGAGAGCTGGTGGGGTTTCCTCAGAAAGGAATCAATGGAATACTACATCTCAATGCTTATTGATCTGAAGGACCGCGGTTTGTTCGATGGTGCATATTTGGACAGAAATCTGATCCAGTTTTGCTTCATTGGAATAATCCAG GACGAGCTGGACAAGACAATCAGTGTTTGGAATTCACACATCATTCGACCATCCAAGAATGACAGAGTGCCAAGTGGTCGACCCAAAGTCATGTACATGTTTCCAGAACTCTACTCAACTAACGACTGCGTTTCTCCAGTGGATGATGCTGACGTTCAGCTGTGTCACGCCAACTGCACATTTCGACCAACAGTGCCATGTGACACAGACATTTACGACCTGTGCAACATTCTGATGGCTGAGTCTGATTTGCAGCTACCAAATGATGCTCATCAAGCTTTGAATTTGTATTTGCATTTGAGGAATGTGATCATATCCTTCCTGTAA